ATCCTCCTTTTTAGGACGCTCAACCTTATCTGCTGGATTTGACTTGATTAAATCCAGCTGAAATGCGTGCTGTAAGGCTTTGCGAATGTTAGCATGACGGTGTATAACCGTATTGGCTGTCAATCCTTTGTTTAGCTCGTACTGATAAAAGTCTTGAATATACTTTGGATTTTCCTCCATATCTGTCAGCGTATAGCCTTTATCTTTGAAGTAGGGTACTATACTTAGCTTAATCGTACTGCTATAAGACGCAAAAGTTGCTTCTGCAATCCTCGATTTCATCATTTCCAGCCACTCTAACATAAAGTCCGTAAATAAGACCGATACCTCATTTGTTGCTGGATTTATACCTTTGGCTGGGTTGCTCTCAATCCAACCTAACTCTACTGCATAATCAAGGGATAATGTGATTATCTCGTGTAGCTGTAAAATTGTCTTTTTAGAGGCGTGGTTCTTAGTCTTTTCATAGTTGTAATAACTCTCTAAGGTTGACGTTTTAATCTCGCATACCTGTGTCGCTAGGCTCTTAAAGTGAGGGCCGATAAAAAGTCTTACATTATGTGAGTATAATGCGAATGTTTCTGCGTCTAGGTTCTTCGCCTCGTCTTTCAACCAGTTATCGAGGAAGCTATGGAACTGCGTGTTCTTGCCCGTCATTATATCCTCTGGTCTAAAGTTCTTTCTAGTCTCCAATAGCATAGCCTCAGCACGCTTCTTGTTTCCCTTTATAGGAAGTCCTGTGCTTATTGATTTCGTTCTTCTTTTATTATCACCGTCCTTATAATTCAATATCATTTGAAAATAGCCATTCTTTTCTCTCAAGTGTCCTGCTACCATAATTCTTATTCCTCCTTTTAATGATAGCAGCCAGTCTATCTACCACTGACTGCTATAGTATACCGCCTTAGTTAGTTGCCTACAATGTTCAACGCAATAGATTTTTTAGGCTGACTTCATAAAAAATAAAATATTATGCTTAGGTACCTTATAGGTTCGTCCAATCTTAAAGTGCTGAATCTTATTTTCCTTTAGAAGTTTATAGCCTGTTTTTATGCTGATACCAAGCATTTCACTCATCTGTTCTACATCCACCACATCTGGATAATCACTAAACATTTCAATATCTTCTTTAGTCACTTCCTTTTCCTTTAAGGTTCTCAAAATTCTAATCTTTGCTGATTTCTTTCTCATAAAAACACCTCCTTATTTTTGTATTTGGGGTGTTTTATGCGATGCCTGATTCTACAGCAGATAAATAGAGTAAAATTTTTGACTGGCCTTTCGGCCTAGTAGTAGGTATAATTAACTCATAATCATCGCCTTAGGGAGGATATAAAATGTCTCGAACAAAGAAATTAACGCAAGCTGAGAAGCGTGCTCTGATAAAGCAACAGATAAAAATCGAACCGTCGCTGTCGTCGAGATCTATAGGTAGACAACTTGGAGTAAGTCATGTTACGGTAGAAAAAGTAAGAAAAGAGTTACTTGAAAGTGGTCAATTAACCACTGTGGACACTCCTCCTGAATACTTATCTCACCCATACCTAAAAGAGCATCCTGAAATACTTGGTAAACTTGACGCAAGAGGACTCCGTGCATTAAAGGCACCCGAAGTGTTGGATTTCATGCAGGAGCGTGGCTCTCTTAGTCCTCGCAGTTCCCAAGCTGCACTTAATAGGAAACGAAAAGCTGCAAGACGCAAAAATACCTCTGGTGTAGTACCAGAGGTAGATATCAGACAATGCGACTTGCTTAAAGACGATTTAAGTTGGATACCGGATGATAGTGTAGACTTAATACTGACGGACTTACCCTACTCTGTTGACCATATCGAGCTTTACCGTATACTGAGTCATCTTGCAGGTAGGCTTCTAAAGAAAGACGGTATTGCTAGTCTTGTTTGTATGACAGGCTACGTTGCACTACCTGATATACTAGACGCTCTACGCACTGATAAAAGACTCTATTATAACTGGACGCTTACGACTATATTTCCAAGACGGTCATCTAATTTAGGCTGGATAGGTGTTAGTTCTTTTGCAAAACCAGTTATACATTTGACAGCAGGTAGTAGATATAAAGGTGAGATTTATAGCGACTTGATTACAGCTGAACCTGCAAATAAAAATCGTGAAATAGAATGGGAACAACCACTCGATGTCTTTGATGAGCTTGCAAAGAGATTCTTGCAGCAAGGAGATAGTGTAGTGCTAGACCCTTGTTGTGGGTCGGGAACAAGTCTGTTGGCAAGCCTTCGTACTGGCTCCTGTGCTAAGGTTATCGGAACTGATATCAGCAATGACTGTATTAAGATAAGCAAACGTAGGATAGCCGACTATCTCGACGGGCAAGATGAGTAACCTCTTAAAATAAGCATACCGTAGGTATGTAGGAGAAGTCCCGTCCTATACCTACTTACACTCCCACACCTATCTCTTCACTTATTTGCCGTTATGATTAATATAATACAGGGCCTGGCTGACTTTAGTTTAAAGACGATATAAATAT
This genomic stretch from Proteiniborus ethanoligenes harbors:
- a CDS encoding tyrosine-type recombinase/integrase: MVAGHLREKNGYFQMILNYKDGDNKRRTKSISTGLPIKGNKKRAEAMLLETRKNFRPEDIMTGKNTQFHSFLDNWLKDEAKNLDAETFALYSHNVRLFIGPHFKSLATQVCEIKTSTLESYYNYEKTKNHASKKTILQLHEIITLSLDYAVELGWIESNPAKGINPATNEVSVLFTDFMLEWLEMMKSRIAEATFASYSSTIKLSIVPYFKDKGYTLTDMEENPKYIQDFYQYELNKGLTANTVIHRHANIRKALQHAFQLDLIKSNPADKVERPKKEDYIASYYNKDELTVLFEVSKGDPLELPIILAAYYGLRRSEVLGLKWSAIDFERKEITINYIVTEANNGDGQGNFIVEKAGTKSKSSRRVLPLVKPIEDLLVKMKQEQDKNRRLCGSSYNDKYLDFINVNELGERIKPNYITQHFAIILKKNELRKIRFHDLRHSCATLLYANGVSLKEIQQWLGHSDISTTSNIYTHLDYSSKETSANAILSVLAPIQGGGQAEASTEYEQ
- a CDS encoding helix-turn-helix domain-containing protein, translated to MRKKSAKIRILRTLKEKEVTKEDIEMFSDYPDVVDVEQMSEMLGISIKTGYKLLKENKIQHFKIGRTYKVPKHNILFFMKSA
- a CDS encoding site-specific DNA-methyltransferase, with the translated sequence MQERGSLSPRSSQAALNRKRKAARRKNTSGVVPEVDIRQCDLLKDDLSWIPDDSVDLILTDLPYSVDHIELYRILSHLAGRLLKKDGIASLVCMTGYVALPDILDALRTDKRLYYNWTLTTIFPRRSSNLGWIGVSSFAKPVIHLTAGSRYKGEIYSDLITAEPANKNREIEWEQPLDVFDELAKRFLQQGDSVVLDPCCGSGTSLLASLRTGSCAKVIGTDISNDCIKISKRRIADYLDGQDE